AATAATCTTGCAAAATTACAGATTGCAAATTAAGTAGTAGTTATTGGGAAGTGACAAAAATATATGTGCAATAACATAATACCCAACCAACTAATTGTTAAACAACACTAAGGCTTTGTCCGCTTGCCAACAAAGCCAAAATAATAATACCTACCACAATTCGATAAATACCAAAGTATTTGAAACCATATTTGTTAAGTACACTAATAAAAAATTTAATTGCGATTACTGCTACCACAAATGCTACGATATTACCTATACACAAAAGTTTCACTTGTTCGCCTGTAATACTACCTTCCTCTTTGATAAACTTCAGTAATTTATAGCCTGTTGCTGCTGTCATAGTGGGTACAGCCAAAAAGAATGAAAACTCAGCAGCTAGGCTACGGGTAAGTTTTTGTTGCATCCCTCCTATTATGGTAGCTGCACTACGGCTCAAGCCAGGAAACATAATAGCCAAACACTGATACATCCCTATTTTGATTGCCGAAATATTATTGATGTCGGGTTCTTCAAATACCGTTGGGCGTTTGAACCAGTTGTCTACAAACA
The DNA window shown above is from Flectobacillus major DSM 103 and carries:
- a CDS encoding undecaprenyl-diphosphate phosphatase, producing MSIIQSIILAIVEGLTEFLPISSTGHMVLTSSFLGIENDKFTKLFEVCIQLGAILAVVALYWKKFFDFSKWQFYVKLLLAVVPALIFGKLFDDLIDEHLGSPGFIATILLLGGILLLFVDNWFKRPTVFEEPDINNISAIKIGMYQCLAIMFPGLSRSAATIIGGMQQKLTRSLAAEFSFFLAVPTMTAATGYKLLKFIKEEGSITGEQVKLLCIGNIVAFVVAVIAIKFFISVLNKYGFKYFGIYRIVVGIIILALLASGQSLSVV